AGCCACTGCTGTGGCAGCACCTCTTCTGGTTCTTTGGCCATCCGGAGGTCTACGTCCTGATCCTCCCCGCCATGGGGATCGCGTCGGATGTCCTCTCTACCTTTTCACGTAAGCCGATCTTTGGTTACCGGTCCATGGTGTACGCCATAGTTGGAATCGCATTTCTCAGTTGGGCCGTCTGGGGTCACCACATGTTCCAGAGCGGGATGAACCCGGCGCTCGGCACCGGCTTCATGATCACGACGATGGTCATTGCGGTGCCGTCGGCCATCAAGACGTTCAACTGGCTGGGCACCATGTGGGGTGGCTCGATGGTGTTTACGGCGGCGATGCTGAATACCCTGGCGTTCGTCTCCATGTTCGTGATTGGCGGGCTGAGCGGCATCTTCATGGCGAACACGCCGGTGGACATCTTCATCCATGATACCTACTTCATCGTTGCGCACATCCATTACGTGGTCTTTGGCGGGAGCGTCTTCGGCATCTTCGCGGGCATCTATTACTGGTTCCCCAAAATGTTCGGCCGCATGATGAACGAGACGCTGGGGAAGATTCACTTCTGGCTGACCTTCGTCGCCTTCAACTGTGTCTTCTTTCCGATGCACATCCTCGGCGTGGGGGGTATGATGCGGCGGATCTATAACCCGACGCAGTATGAGTTCTTACTGCCGCTCCAGCCGATCAATGTCTTTATCACCATCAGCGCGATCTGTCTCGGCCTCGCCCAGATTCCGTTCGTCATCAATTTCTTCTGGAGTCTCTTTGCCGGGAAGCAGGCCGGTCTGAACCCGTGGCAGGCGAATACGCTGGAGTGGAGTGCGCCCTCGCCGCCACCGCACGGCAACTGGGGCGAGACACTCCCGGTTGTGTACCGCGGCCCGTATGAGTACAGCTCCCCCGAGGTAGCTGAGGACTACCTCCCGCAGGATCGACCCCTGGTGCCGCACGTCGCAGCGGCGCATTAATTAAAGGATGGACCGGATGGCGGAATCCCTTCAACCGCTCGACATCGGTCGACGGCAGGGTACTGTGTGGCTTCACCGGTTTGCGCTGTTGACAGCAGGGGCCACGTTCCTGCTCATCTGTGTTGGCGGACTCGTCACCAGCACGGGCGCTGGGCTTGCAGTGCCGGACTGGCCGACCACGTTTGGACGCAATATGTTTCTGTATCCATGGTCGGAAATGGTTGGAGGCATTTT
Above is a window of Candidatus Methylomirabilota bacterium DNA encoding:
- a CDS encoding cbb3-type cytochrome c oxidase subunit I; this translates as MSEAAGVQATHVEHAHHEELGFWRTYVFSTDHKTIGKQFLFLGLFMMVLGGLLALMLRWQLAWPETAVPGLSWVPEPYMYEGIIPPEFYNMLFTMHATIMIFFVVMPILVGCFGNFLIPLMIGARDMAFPTLNMLSFWIGAVAGVVMLTGFFVPGGHAATGWTAYAPLSAKAIYTGVDWGQNIWCISLILLGISSLMGSINYITTIVNMRAPGMTWFRLPLVIWTLFVVAVLLLLALPVLTSALAMLLFDRMAGTYFFLPKGGGEPLLWQHLFWFFGHPEVYVLILPAMGIASDVLSTFSRKPIFGYRSMVYAIVGIAFLSWAVWGHHMFQSGMNPALGTGFMITTMVIAVPSAIKTFNWLGTMWGGSMVFTAAMLNTLAFVSMFVIGGLSGIFMANTPVDIFIHDTYFIVAHIHYVVFGGSVFGIFAGIYYWFPKMFGRMMNETLGKIHFWLTFVAFNCVFFPMHILGVGGMMRRIYNPTQYEFLLPLQPINVFITISAICLGLAQIPFVINFFWSLFAGKQAGLNPWQANTLEWSAPSPPPHGNWGETLPVVYRGPYEYSSPEVAEDYLPQDRPLVPHVAAAH